One segment of Pseudanabaena sp. FACHB-2040 DNA contains the following:
- a CDS encoding GNAT family N-acetyltransferase — MPNPFEYTLPQDDSDAKRLSQLLGQSFVVDPDAELSYMTRIGYQQMRIMRQGEALLGGLAILPMGQWFGGQRVTMSGIAAVCIAPEARGSGAALAMMQQTLLELHKNRVPLSTLYPAVQQLYRRAGYEQGGTYCHWTVNPAAIAVKQLPLPLTPITLEPATLAPLAQQQARHHNGLLDRHPLIWQWVISPPDQRCYGYVIGPAEAPEGYLVFTQIRTESGTRLKILDWNALTPQAVTSLWAFLASHRSQIEQIQWIGGAIDWLSLGLPEQTAKLHSISRWMTRIVCVPEALEARGYPSSLTGELHLAITDDLLPENQGNWLLTLDQGQSHITQGGRGELKLSIRGLASLYTGLFSPHQLQQMGYLDGPEPSLSLAAQAFGGASPWLADFF; from the coding sequence ATGCCAAACCCCTTTGAATACACCCTGCCGCAGGACGACTCAGACGCTAAACGCCTTAGCCAGCTGCTAGGCCAAAGTTTTGTGGTCGATCCTGATGCCGAGCTAAGCTACATGACCCGCATTGGCTACCAGCAGATGCGAATCATGCGCCAGGGAGAAGCCCTGCTCGGTGGACTTGCTATTTTGCCGATGGGCCAGTGGTTTGGCGGCCAAAGAGTCACCATGAGCGGCATTGCTGCCGTGTGCATTGCGCCCGAAGCCCGAGGCAGCGGCGCGGCTCTGGCAATGATGCAGCAAACACTCCTGGAGCTACACAAAAATCGGGTGCCCCTCTCCACGCTCTACCCCGCAGTGCAGCAGCTCTACCGACGTGCCGGCTACGAGCAGGGCGGCACCTACTGCCACTGGACCGTTAATCCTGCTGCCATTGCCGTCAAACAGTTACCCCTACCCCTCACCCCCATCACCCTAGAGCCAGCAACCTTAGCCCCCTTGGCCCAGCAGCAGGCGCGTCACCACAATGGACTGTTAGATCGACATCCCTTGATCTGGCAGTGGGTCATCTCTCCGCCCGATCAGCGTTGCTACGGCTACGTCATCGGCCCCGCCGAAGCCCCAGAAGGCTATCTTGTCTTCACCCAGATCCGCACCGAATCAGGCACCCGGCTAAAAATTCTCGACTGGAACGCCCTAACGCCCCAAGCCGTCACCAGTCTGTGGGCTTTTTTAGCTAGCCACCGCTCCCAGATTGAGCAAATCCAGTGGATTGGTGGAGCAATTGACTGGCTATCCCTGGGCCTGCCAGAGCAAACTGCCAAACTACACAGCATCAGTCGCTGGATGACCCGCATCGTCTGCGTACCCGAAGCACTAGAGGCGCGGGGCTATCCCTCATCCCTCACAGGAGAGCTGCATTTGGCCATTACCGACGACCTGCTGCCCGAGAACCAAGGTAACTGGCTGCTGACGCTAGACCAGGGCCAAAGCCATATCACCCAAGGCGGCCGAGGCGAACTTAAACTCAGCATTCGCGGCCTAGCCTCCCTCTACACCGGCCTATTTTCCCCCCACCAACTCCAGCAAATGGGTTATTTAGACGGCCCAGAACCCTCACTCTCCCTAGCCGCTCAAGCCTTTGGTGGCGCTTCTCCCTGGCTGGCAGACTTCTTCTAG